In a single window of the Drosophila miranda strain MSH22 chromosome XL, D.miranda_PacBio2.1, whole genome shotgun sequence genome:
- the LOC117187405 gene encoding myb-like protein Q isoform X2 has product MSENSFNSKYLDDDDEDDAIAASEGKVSSQVAKRIWQPTIDDTTPGVWEPPEKPLPHVEEDAPMSAEALAEALAVSETASDFIHEVERSLLGDNSKENGSAQYFKAAENYSLFGANYMGLEEDKNKKPPPGFDQSSSQIAAGSAGVSGQSYSGGPSSSGMGGMAMSQQPQHKAANQPGPAALLPQQQQHPRHPSPATVPRVIAEAAALAGAGAGIDIGLHAHGHLPSATEMTIGHIYQELMGMNFNQANIQQQQQQHHHQQQQQHHQQQQQQHHHQQQQQAALKQQQQAALKQQAALLSYGQKAVTATGIVPDPRDVCSQSGVSCVSCPFASPGPLLGQLEYGQDITLHTHRLDD; this is encoded by the exons ATGTCGGAGAATAGCTTCAACTCAAAGTATttggacgatgacgatgaggacGATGCGATTGCTGCCTCTGAGG GCAAAGTTTCGAGCCAGGTGGCCAAGCGCATCTGGCAGCCAACCATCGATGATACTACCCCTGGGGTCTGGGAGCCGCCCGAGAAGCCCCTGCCCCACGTGGAGGAGGATGCTCCGATGAGTGCCGAGGCCCTGGCGGAGGCTCTAGCGGTGAGCGAGACCGCCTCGGACTTTATACACGAAGTGGAGCGCTCTCTCTTAGGCGACAACAGCAAGGAGAACGGCTCCGCCCAGTACTTCAAGGCGGCCGAGAATTATTCGCTGTTTGGCGCCAACTACATGGGCTTGGAGGAGGACAAGAACAAAAAACCGCCGCCGGGCTTCGACCAAAGCTCCAGTCAGATTGCGGCTGGATCGGCCGGAGTATCCGGCCAAAGCTACTCGGGG GGACCCTCTTCATCCGGAATGGGCGGCATGGCAATGtcccagcagccgcagcacaaGGCCGCGAATCAGCCAGGACCTGCAGCGCTGcttccacagcagcagcagcatccgcgTCATCCTTCGCCAGCGACAGTGCCCAGGGTCATAGCCGAGGCAGCAGCtctggctggagctggggctggcaTCGACATTGGCCTGCACGCCCATGGACATCTGCCCAGTGCCACGGAAATGACCATCGGACACATTTACCAGGAGCTCATGGGCATGAATTTCAATCAGGCCaatatacagcagcagcagcagcaacaccaccaccagcagcagcagcagcaccaccagcagcagcagcagcagcaccaccaccagcagcagcagcaggcggctctgaagcagcagcagcaggcggctctgaagcagcaggcggctctcctCTCCTACGGCCAAAAGGCCGTAACAGCAACTGGCATAGTCCCTGACCCACGCGACGTATGTTCTCAAAGCGGTGTTTCTTGCGTATCGTGCCCGTTTGCGTCGCCAGGTCCACTTCTGGGACAACTAGAGTACGGCCAGGACATTACACTCCACACCCACAGATTAGATGactag
- the LOC117187405 gene encoding myb-like protein Q isoform X1, with amino-acid sequence MKFFNLQQLYLNSAEFSLQILFAIFTVKIKCFVFQKLNLFHRKKKMSENSFNSKYLDDDDEDDAIAASEGKVSSQVAKRIWQPTIDDTTPGVWEPPEKPLPHVEEDAPMSAEALAEALAVSETASDFIHEVERSLLGDNSKENGSAQYFKAAENYSLFGANYMGLEEDKNKKPPPGFDQSSSQIAAGSAGVSGQSYSGGPSSSGMGGMAMSQQPQHKAANQPGPAALLPQQQQHPRHPSPATVPRVIAEAAALAGAGAGIDIGLHAHGHLPSATEMTIGHIYQELMGMNFNQANIQQQQQQHHHQQQQQHHQQQQQQHHHQQQQQAALKQQQQAALKQQAALLSYGQKAVTATGIVPDPRDVCSQSGVSCVSCPFASPGPLLGQLEYGQDITLHTHRLDD; translated from the exons ATGAAGTTTTTCaaccttcagcagctttactTGAACTCCGCGGAATTTTCGTTGCAAATactatttgccatttttacaGTGAAAATAAAGTGCTTTGTTTTTCAAAAACTTAATCTTTTCCACAGAAAAAAGAAG ATGTCGGAGAATAGCTTCAACTCAAAGTATttggacgatgacgatgaggacGATGCGATTGCTGCCTCTGAGG GCAAAGTTTCGAGCCAGGTGGCCAAGCGCATCTGGCAGCCAACCATCGATGATACTACCCCTGGGGTCTGGGAGCCGCCCGAGAAGCCCCTGCCCCACGTGGAGGAGGATGCTCCGATGAGTGCCGAGGCCCTGGCGGAGGCTCTAGCGGTGAGCGAGACCGCCTCGGACTTTATACACGAAGTGGAGCGCTCTCTCTTAGGCGACAACAGCAAGGAGAACGGCTCCGCCCAGTACTTCAAGGCGGCCGAGAATTATTCGCTGTTTGGCGCCAACTACATGGGCTTGGAGGAGGACAAGAACAAAAAACCGCCGCCGGGCTTCGACCAAAGCTCCAGTCAGATTGCGGCTGGATCGGCCGGAGTATCCGGCCAAAGCTACTCGGGG GGACCCTCTTCATCCGGAATGGGCGGCATGGCAATGtcccagcagccgcagcacaaGGCCGCGAATCAGCCAGGACCTGCAGCGCTGcttccacagcagcagcagcatccgcgTCATCCTTCGCCAGCGACAGTGCCCAGGGTCATAGCCGAGGCAGCAGCtctggctggagctggggctggcaTCGACATTGGCCTGCACGCCCATGGACATCTGCCCAGTGCCACGGAAATGACCATCGGACACATTTACCAGGAGCTCATGGGCATGAATTTCAATCAGGCCaatatacagcagcagcagcagcaacaccaccaccagcagcagcagcagcaccaccagcagcagcagcagcagcaccaccaccagcagcagcagcaggcggctctgaagcagcagcagcaggcggctctgaagcagcaggcggctctcctCTCCTACGGCCAAAAGGCCGTAACAGCAACTGGCATAGTCCCTGACCCACGCGACGTATGTTCTCAAAGCGGTGTTTCTTGCGTATCGTGCCCGTTTGCGTCGCCAGGTCCACTTCTGGGACAACTAGAGTACGGCCAGGACATTACACTCCACACCCACAGATTAGATGactag